The Streptomyces sp. ICC1 DNA window ACCGACGCCTGGGCCGAGAACATGGCCCTGATGTGGACCTTCCGCGGCATCCCGACCCTGTACTACGGCTCCGAGACCGAGTTCCAGTCCGGCCGGCAGATCGACTGCGGCCCGACGTGCCCGCTCGCCACCACCGGCCGGGCCTACTACGGGGACAAGATCGCGGGCTCGGTCACGGCCTCCGGATTCTCCAAGGTCGCCTCCGCCACCGGAGCCGTCGCGGCCACCCTGGAATCGCCGCTCGTCAAACACCTCCAGCGGCTGAACGAGATCCGCCGCGCCGTCCCGGCGCTCCAGAGCGGCCAGTACTCCACCGAGGGAGTCTCGGGGGGCATGGCCTTCAAGCGCCGCTACACGGACGCGTCCACCGGTACGGACAGCTTCGCCGTCGTCACCGTCACCGGCGGCGCCTCGTACACCGGCATCCCCAACGGCACGTACAAGGACACGGTCACCGGCGACGTGCGGACCGTCACCGACGGCAGCCTGTCCGTCGCCGCTCCCGGCAAGGGCAACCTGCGCGTCTACGTGCTGGACCTCCCGGGTGCGGGCGCCGCACCCGGCAAGGTGGGCGCCGCCGGCCCCTACCTGAAGTAGCCGCCGGTCATCGCGGCAGCCACTGCTCCAGGACTGCCGCGATGCCGTCCTCGTCGTTGCTCGAGGTGACCTCGTCCGCGACCGCCTTGAGCTCGGCGTGGGCGTTGTCCATCGCCACCGCGTGGCCCGCCCAGCCGAACATCGGGATGTCGTTGGGCATGTCGCCGAAGGCTATGGTCCGCTCCGCCGTGGCTCCGAGGGCCTGCGCCGCCCTCGCCAGACCGGTGGCCTTGGACAGTCCGCGCGGCAGGATCTCGATGCACTCCCTGCCCGCCAGTACGACCGTGACCAGGTCCCCGGCCGCCTCCTGGACGGCGGCCGTCAGCTCGTCGTCCCCGAGGGTCGGGTGCTGTACGAAGACCCGGCTGATCGGGTCCGCCCAGAGCTCGTCGGGGTCCCCGACCCGCTTCGACATCGGCTCGGTGGCCTCGTACATGCGGTAGCCGGGCCCCACGAGCACCTGCGCGTCCAGCCGGTCCGGGGTCACCGCCAGCGCCAGGGGCCCGACGAGGGCCTCGGCGCGGGCCAGCGCGAGGGCGGCCGTGTCCCGGTCCAGGGAGACCGAGGTGAGCAGCGTGTGCTCGCCGACGTCGTAGAGCTGGCCGCCGTTTCCGCACACCGCGAGCCCGGTGTAGCCGATCTCGTCCAGCACGGGCCGCGCCCACTGGGCGGCCCGGCCGGTGACGACGACGTGTCGGGCGCCCGCCGCGACCGCCGAGCCGATGGCGGCCATGGTGCGGTCCGAGACCGAGTGGTCGGAGCGGGCGAGGGTGCCGTCGAGGTCGGTGGCGATGAGGTCGTAGGGCAGGCAGGCGGTCACGGAACTCCGATCGGGGGCCTTCGAGGTACCTCCAACCTCGCAGACGCCGGGGCCGCGGCCACGGGCCCAAAGTCCCGGGAGGGGGGATCTTTGGACCTTCACCCCGAATCCCGAACCCTCGGCCCGCTGCCCTGACCGCCGGAACACGGCCGCCCCCTTCCCGGGGCGGGGGCGGCCGTGTTCCGGCGGTCAGGGCAGCGGGCCGACGGGCCGGGCGGCGATCATCTCGGCGATCAGCTCCGGGGCCACCGCCCGGGAGTACAGCCAGCCCTGGCCGGTGTCGCAACCGACGCGGCGCAGCCGGGCCGCCTGGCCGGCCGTCTCCACGCACTCGGCCGTCACCGTCAGGCCCAGCCGGTGCGCGAGCTGCACCAGGGCCTCGACGATGGTCTCGTCGGCCGGGTTCGGATGGGAGCCCTCCTCGTAGCGGAAGCCCCGGACGAAGGAGCCGTCCAGTTTGAGGACCGAGACCGGCAGGCGGCTCAGGTAGGCGAGGTTCGAGTACCCGGTGCCGAAGTCGTCGATGGCGATCCGCACGCCCATGTCGCTCAGCGCCTGCAAGGCCTGCAGCGGCCGCCCGGCCGAGCCCATCACGGCCGACTCCGTCAGCTCCAGCTGGAGCAGCTGCGGGGCGAGCCCGGTCTCGGCGAGGATCTCGGCCACGTCGCCCACCAGGTCGGAGTCCCAGACCTGGCGCACCGCGACGTTGACGGACACGAAGACGGGGGAGTCGCTGGGCTGCTCGATCTGCCAGCGCCGTGCCTGCCGGCACGCCGTGCGCAGCACCCACCGCCCCAACTGCACGATGGAGCCGTCCTCTTCGGCGATCCCGATGAACCGATTCGGCGTCAGGACGCCGAACTGCGGGTGCTTCCAGCGCACCAGGGCTTCCACCCCGCGCACCACCCCGCTCTCCAGGTCCACCAGCGGCTGGTACTCGAGCGTGAACTCGCCCCGCTCCACGGCCGGCCGCAGGGTCGAGGACAGGGCCTGGCGGGTCATGCGGTGCGCGTTGCGCTCGGGGTCGAAGA harbors:
- a CDS encoding Cof-type HAD-IIB family hydrolase, coding for MTACLPYDLIATDLDGTLARSDHSVSDRTMAAIGSAVAAGARHVVVTGRAAQWARPVLDEIGYTGLAVCGNGGQLYDVGEHTLLTSVSLDRDTAALALARAEALVGPLALAVTPDRLDAQVLVGPGYRMYEATEPMSKRVGDPDELWADPISRVFVQHPTLGDDELTAAVQEAAGDLVTVVLAGRECIEILPRGLSKATGLARAAQALGATAERTIAFGDMPNDIPMFGWAGHAVAMDNAHAELKAVADEVTSSNDEDGIAAVLEQWLPR